Part of the Fusarium musae strain F31 chromosome 3, whole genome shotgun sequence genome, TGGATGTTGAACAAATGGATGTGGAGGCTTAAACAAAAGGCATGGTTTTAAGGTTGTATCATTATCGTAATACCCGTCGTTCCTATGAGGTGACAGAGGCGACGGCGGGCACTATTTTTTTGTTTAACAGGCAAATATGGCGTTGAGGCTTATCTGCTGGGGATCTGATGGTCCAGCGGTGCGGACTTGGGGTACAGGCAGGGGATAGACTACTGTTGGTGCTCGTTGATACGAAAGAACGCCTGGTTAATGAGGGCATGCAAACACTATCATGCAGTACCATCCTGAGAGTGTATTGATTGGTGAAGTTCATGACAAATGGCTAATGTGGGTGAGCAAAGTGATTCTCGACACACCGTTATCTTTCATCGTTCCCTCTGTAACACAACCGACTGAGATTGCTGCGGCTCATGATCACATGCCATGTTTGGTGAGGAGTGGCGTTGGGTGGAGGTGAGGaaacaagatgatgatgttatCGTGAGTGGGCAAATGGGTGCATCGCCAACACCGGTCTGTTGTTGTTCCTGGGCTTCCCCGGTCCGGATCTTTTCTTCCGGTCACTCCAGAGCCTCTGGGCAGCaacttctcttcttgtcaagCTGGTGTTTAGTGTGTAAGATACTGCACCTGCTCGCAGCTGCCACGTCCATGTCCGCCTCCACATTGAATCACCTGCCAACCTGCATCTCCTTGGTTCTTTTCGCCTGAGGATACAACAATCGCAAGGTGGAGGATTATCAGTAGGTACAAATGCCCCCCGGTttgtcttctctcttctcttacTTCATTCTTCTTATTCTTCATCCTTTGATTCGTTATTCTACTTCGAACCTGGAATCGAAAGCAATCACAAGCACAAACACAATCTCTTCTCTTTAGCACGTCTAGAACGTCTTCCGTGCTCAGCACCTAAGGTGCCTTTACACTCCTTTCTTTCTCATACTCCTTTCTCaaaacctcttcctctccaccCTGCACTTCAtctacctaaggtactcaATAGCCTTCATCTTTACGGCCTTTAACCCTTCCGGTCCTTTCTTCGTTCAAGGCATTTGTCAATTCTTCCCCTGAACGTTGAACCTTTTCTCCACCTTTATCATGGCAAAAGCCCGCCGCTTCACTCCTTGGTGGGCAGGGGCCCTAACCCTTCTTCACTTCACCCTGTTCGTGTGTGGCTCAGCCCTGCCCTCTTCTGCCGATGCCCCCATCAAGGCAGCCTTGGTGACCCTCGTCCAAGAAGACGATATGAGTGCTATACTCTACAGTATTCAACAGATCGAGGACAGGTTCAATAACCGCCACTTGTACGACTGGGTTTTCTTTAGCATCCAAGATCTTCCTAATAGGTTCAAGGAGCTCACTTCCAGCGCTACAAATGCTACTTGTTTCTTCGAAGTTATTCCTGAGGAGAACTGGAATATGCCCGACTGGACTGATCACTCTCGACTTTCGGACTCCCACGGAGTCGACCCTGACGGCAACCCGAAGACCTATAAGCCCATCGCCGACATCCGCCAGATGAAACGATGGAGCTCGGCTCCCTTTGCTAACGAGAGACGTCTCCACAACTATGAATGGTTCTGGAGAGTCGATCCAGGCGTAAGTGGTTCCCGAGACAGTCACAGTGATGCATCGAAAATTGATCAGGAGCTGACACAAGCAGGCTTCTTTGAGCCAAGACATTCCTTTCGATGTCTTCCGTTACATGCGAGACAACGGTATTGCCTATGGTTTCAACCGAGCTGTCCTTGGCCAAGCCAACTTGTATCAACTCTCTCGCGTCAAGTCTTTCATTGACAAGCACCCAGAGCTCCTTCATGAAGAGGCTGATATCACATGGCTTATTGAAAACGGCGCAGGTCTCGCTATTCAGTCAAGCTCATCGTATGACAGCTGTGAAGGATCGGTAGACGAGGGCAGTGACAAACTGAGGTCGCGGATCATTTAGGAGAGCCGCCCTGGTGGTCAACACAGCTCGGACACTAATAGGTCACAGGATGAGACGGCCCACGACAGAAATACCAAGAATGAAGGAGAGGGAGCATCTCGGATTGGTGGGTCCTTTGCGACTTGGCTAAGTGAAGTTTACGGCAGCAGTCTTTATCCAACATTTGACATTGGATCCCTAGCTTTCTTCCGCAGCCCTCATCACGCAGCCTTCTTCCACCATCTCGACAGCGCGGGCGACTTTCAGTATCGCCGGATCGACGCCGTCCCGGTGCACAGCTTGAGCGCGAGTATGTTCCTGCCTCGGGAGAGTGTCTGGAACTTTGGCACTAAGAATATGCAACTTCGCACTCAGCTTACCATCCAGCCAACCGGAGTCGGAGCTATTCCAGATGGTGATCAAAGCATCGCGGGCTATGAAATCACTGACTCAGGCAACAGTGTCAAGCACGAGagtgatgctgaagaggaaaatAAATCGTTTCACGAAAATTGGGAGTCAATGACGCCAGACGTGAGCGAACAGTCCGAGAACCCGCACTTGATATCAGGCAACACGTGGATGGGAAAGGACGTGgcggatgaggctgaaggaTGTAGCTTTTTTTGGTTTTGGGGACAAATGATAGTTGGATTTCCAGGATTTGCAGG contains:
- a CDS encoding hypothetical protein (CAZy:GT15), which translates into the protein MAKARRFTPWWAGALTLLHFTLFVCGSALPSSADAPIKAALVTLVQEDDMSAILYSIQQIEDRFNNRHLYDWVFFSIQDLPNRFKELTSSATNATCFFEVIPEENWNMPDWTDHSRLSDSHGVDPDGNPKTYKPIADIRQMKRWSSAPFANERRLHNYEWFWRVDPGASLSQDIPFDVFRYMRDNGIAYGFNRAVLGQANLYQLSRVKSFIDKHPELLHEEADITWLIENGAGLAIQSSSSYDSCEGSVDEGSDKLRSRII